A stretch of DNA from Pseudanabaena sp. BC1403:
GCAAAATCCCCCAGGGCGGCAGTTGCACCAAGCAGTAATGGAGAAAATTCTTGATCCACAGCATCCACGCGCTCAGAAATTTGTGACTTGGTTTAAGGAATTGTATGGCTTGTAAGCGATCGCAAAAGAGCCTCTACAATTGATGAATTGCCTCTACTTTTTGCTGGAATTGATTTGTATTAAACCGATCGCGTCATTTGCACTCGATAACGTTCTTTCTTAGTAATCATAATTTCGCCAATCGTGACTCGTCCTTTGCCACGAATCGCGATGAGGTCACCTGCTTTGAGTTGAAAATTGGGCGAAGATATAGTCTTCCAATTGACGCGCACATCTTCGCCGTTGATCAAGTCCACCATTTTGCTGCGCGACATTCCGAAACCAAAAGAGGCGATCGCATCTAATCTCAAGGAAGCTTCAGTGGAAGTGAGTTCTTTTGTTACAGGTATGCGAATTTTGAGTTCTTCCCAATCGATGGCATTTACCTTAACGGGAACTGTGCGGACTTGAGTGAAATGGAGTTGCAAATATTCCAACAACTCAGGTACAACGATCGCCTGTGCGCCTTTTTCACCCAAGACATTCACATCGCCGACCTTTTGGCGCTCGATGCCACAGCCCAGCAAAGCACCGAGAAAATCGCGATGGGTGGCGGTGTCGAATAAAAAATTACCAGAGATCGAGATCGGTGTGAGGCTGACCATTGATATATCAAGGGGCAACTCACTACGAGCGATCGCTAATCTTTGGCGTTCGGCTTGCTCGTAACCGCCCCATGCTATGCATTGGATCTCGGTCATTTTGCCAAATACTCGCAATGCCTCAGCAACTTCGGGCGGCGACAAAAAATCGCTGCACACGACTTCCCAAGTTTGGATAGCGCGATCGCCTAAATCCAATAGTCGGCTAATCGTTTCTCTGTTTTCTACATGATTAAGGAGGTCACGGGGTAGCATTAGATCTCGTCAAATTCCTCTTCGGGAATGCGTTGTTTGGACTTGTCAGGAATCTTGGT
This window harbors:
- a CDS encoding photosystem II S4 domain protein, with product MLPRDLLNHVENRETISRLLDLGDRAIQTWEVVCSDFLSPPEVAEALRVFGKMTEIQCIAWGGYEQAERQRLAIARSELPLDISMVSLTPISISGNFLFDTATHRDFLGALLGCGIERQKVGDVNVLGEKGAQAIVVPELLEYLQLHFTQVRTVPVKVNAIDWEELKIRIPVTKELTSTEASLRLDAIASFGFGMSRSKMVDLINGEDVRVNWKTISSPNFQLKAGDLIAIRGKGRVTIGEIMITKKERYRVQMTRSV